The Filimonas lacunae genomic sequence ATGTGGCCTGGCAAGACCAGGTGGTAACGCTTACGGATGATAAGGGCGGGTTTACGCTGAGGGTGCCGGATTATAATGTTACATTGATTGTTAGCGGGGCCGGATACCAGTACAAAGAATTGCCCTTAAAGGGTCATAGCCAGGTAAACGCAGTATTGTATGAGGAAGGTTTTGCTTCCTTATATGATGAAGCTTCTTTTCCTGCCGGCAATAAACCATTGAACAGGAGCACGCAGGCAGTAGCGCTGGCTAACGTGCAGGGTGGCTGGCAGCTGAATAATGAAACAGCAGATAGCTATCTGCAGGGACGTATTGCCGGACTACAGGCAACCCGCCGCTCGGGTACACCGGGTATAGGCGCCGATTTGCTGGTGCGTGGTTTTACTTCTTTATATGCCACCAATCAGCCCTTGATAGTAGTGGATGGTGTTATTTATGACAATGCCAGTTATGGCAATTCATTCATTGGAGGTCATAGCCACAACCCTTTGCAGAATATTAATGTAAAGGATATTGATAACATTACGCTGGTAAAAGATGCGGTAACTACTTATGGTAGTAAGGCGGCTAATGGTGTATTGTTCATTACAACCGCACATGCTAAAAGCCTGGCAACACATATGGACTTTGCTGCTTATAGTGGTATTAATTTTCAGCCTGCTGCTTTACCGGTGATGCAGGCCGGTGATTACCGGGTTTATTTGTCTGATCTGTTGAAAACAGCTGGCTACAGTGATGCGCAGATACAGGCATTACCTTATATGAAGGATGATGCGTCTTCAGCTGATTATTTCCGGTATCATAATAATACAGACTGGCAAAAAAAAGTGTTGCAGAAAGGTGTGCAGCAAAACTATTATCTGAAAGTAACCGGTGGGGATGATATAGCCCGGTATGCTTTGTCACTGGGGTATGCTAAAACACAGCCTGTTACCCGTAACACCAGTCTTACTGCTTACCAGGCCCGGTTTAATGCCGATTTAAATCTTACCCGCAAGCTTATGGCTACTACCAGCCTTGCTTTTTCGTATAACGAGCAGCGCTTGCAGGCGCAGGGGTTGAGTGCTAAAACGAATCCTTTGTACCTGGCGTTGGTGAAAGCTCCTTTCTTATCAGTACAGGAGATAAATGATAAAGGACAGCAATCACCCAACCTGGCCGAAACGGATGTATTTAATGTAAGTAATCCTGTAGCATTGATTGATAATGCTAAGCAAACCGATAAAAATTATCGTTTCCTGGGGCTGATTAATGCCGAATATACTTTTGATAGTCATTTTAAGCTGGCTTCTACCACCAGCATCACCTATGATAAAGTAAGGGAAAACCTGTTTATTCCGCGTAAAGGTGTGGCTAATGATACGTTGTCTAATGCTGTTGCGGATAGTCGTTTGGGTAGCAGGGTAGTACGTTTGTTTTCGTTGTATAATGATACCCGTGTGCAATACACTACCCGTATTGCTAACAGGCATAAAATAACTGCTGCTGTGGGGTTCCGTTATCAGCAAAGTACTGTAGAGGAAGATTACATACAGGGCTATAACTCCGCCACTGATGATATGGTAAGTATTGGCACGGGTGTAAATGCTTTGCGCAGTACCGGTGGAGATATTGGTAAGTGGCGTTGGTTAAACAACTATGCAACGGTTGATTATGGTTTTAACGATAAGTATTTTGTAACGGCTTCCCTGGCCGGGGACATTTCATCCCGTTTTGGCAGGGATATTCCGGGAGCATTGTCTGTAGGTGGCAATAAGGTGGCGTTATTTCCTGCTGCCGGCGTTTCATGGCTGCTATCCTCTGAAAACTGGCTGGCTCCTTTGCATTGGATAGAGTTGCTGAAACTGCGTGTAAGTGCCGGAGCAGTTGGGAATGATGATATTGGCAATTATACAAGCCGTAAATACTATGTATCGCAAAACCTCCTGGGAATGCAGGGGCTGGTAAGGGGTAACATTCCTAACCCGGCGTTGCAGTGGGAGAAGGTAACGAAGTTGAATGCCGGTATAGATGCGGCATTGTTGCAGGAACGTGTGCAACTGAGTGTGGATGTGTATCGTAATACAACCAGTCATTTACTTACCTATGAGCCGGCTGCGGCAGTTTCAGGTGTAGATTTTACAGTGAGCAACCATGCGCAGATGCAAACCACAGGCTTTGAAGCTGCGGTGAATGTTCGTGCGTTAAATGGGCCATTGGTATGGGATATTGGTGCTACGGTAGGTAAGTATAACAACCGCGTTACCAGGCTGGCGGGTGCGGCTATTATCAATAATTATGCGGGTGCCGGTTATATCACGCGTGAGGGGAGCGCTGCCAACCTGTTTTACGGATATAAAACCAGGGGCGTGTATACTACAAATGCGGCAGCGGCGCAGGATGGATATGCAGTAACCAATGCGAAGGGAGTAGTAACGCCTTTTACTGGTGGAGATGTGCGCTTTACAGATAATGATAATAATAAACAGATTAATGATAACGACAGGGAGGTGATTGGCAATCCTAACCCTGATTGGTTTGGTAGCTTTTTTACCTCTTTGAAATGGAAAAGGTTTACACTGGATGCCCAGTTTACGTATAGCATCGGTAACGATGTATACAATTATAATCGTTCGGTGCTGGAAGCGGGTTCAGGTACCAATAACCAAACCCTGCGCGTAGCAGGTCGCTGGCGCGGGAACGGGCATATAACGGATGTACCTAAAGCCACCTGGGGAGATCCGGTGGGTAACAGCCGCTTTAGCGACCGGTGGATAGAGGACGGAAGTTATATAAGGCTGCGTACGGTGTCACTTACTTATGATATACCGGTGGGTGTAAAATGGTTGCAGTATGCCAGGGTGTATGTAACCGGTAATAACCTGTTCACCTTTACCCATTATCTGGGCTATGATCCGGAGTTTAGTGCCAATAACAGCGTGTTTTCAAAAGGAGTGGATACAGGCCTGGAACCTATTTATAAATCGTTGCAGCTGGGTGTGCGTGTAGGGCTGTAATATCAAATGTAATCAATATCATGATGAACTATTTAACGATCAGGAATTTTACCAGGGGGATATTACCGGCCGCTGCACTGCTCTTGTTTTCGTGCAAAAAAACGTTTGAGGTTTTGCCCGAAACAACACTGGACGAATCGCAGATGTACCGGAATATTTATGACGCTGATGCGGCTATTATTGGTATCTATGGTAAGCTGGAAACGTTGGCTGAGCAATATGTGGTGCTGAACGAGTTAAGGGGTGACCTGATCACGGTAACAGAGAATGCCGATACCAGCCTGCAACAGCTGAACGAGCATGCAGTGGTAGCGGGTAATAAATATGCTGATCCGCGTTCTTTTTACCAGGTGATTTTTAATTGTAACGATGTATTGAAGAACCTGGGTGTGATGCTGGAGGATAAAAAGATTACACAGGCGGATTATAATGCCCGCTATTCTGATATCGGCGCATTACGTTCCTGGTTGTATCTGCAGCTGGGTATTCATTTTGGCGAAGTACCTTATATCACTACTGCCCCGGAAAATGTCAATGATATTAAAAATAGTGCTGCTTATCCCAGGGTGCCTTTTGCTACTTTACTACAACAGTTAATTGCTTTTACGGAGCAGCTTCCTGTGCTGGATATATACCCCAGCGGCAGTAGCCTGGTAACTACAGTGGATGGGTATGCTACGCAAAAGTTTTTTATTAACCGTTTATGTGTACTGGGTGATCTGTATTTATGGAACGGCGACTATCGCAAGGCGGCTACCACGTATCGTGCAGTAATGGAAACAGGGGCAAACAGTACCAATACGGATGAACAGTTTAATACTTATAAAATCCGGTATGCAGATGTTGCGAATAATAATGATCTGGCGGTAGGGTATATCCGTTATCGCGAGCAGGACTTGCAATCGTTGATTAATAATGCTGCACAAGGCTGGAAGTCGATGTTCATTCGTTCGCAGGATGCCTTGTGGAATGAGGAGTGGATTTGGGTATTGCCTTTTAGCAAGAGCTTTGCACCAGAGAATCCGTTTATTAACCTGTTTGCGGCAGATGGCGGCAGTTATTTGCTGAAGCCTTCCCGTGCTGTTATTCGTAACTGGAACAGTCAGGTGCAGAACAATGGATTTCCTTTTGACGCCCGTAAACTGTTTAGTATAGATACTTCTTCAGGCCGGCCAGTGGTAATGAAATATAGTTATAACTATAGCTTACTTACGCCACTGGAGAAAACCGGTAACTGGTTTCTGTACCGTGCAGCGCAGGTGCATTTGCATTATGCCGAAGCGGCTAACAGGGATGGGGAAGGAAAAGTTGCCTGGGCTTTATTAAACCAGGGCATAGCTACTGCTTACGATAATGCCAGTGTTACCGATAAAACCAACTTGCAGCAAACCTTTGAGCCAGCGCCTTACAATTTTGATGGACGTTATGGTACGGCTCCCTATTTCCGCGGCCCCTGGCACCGGAATGGTGGTATTCGTGGCCGTGCTTACCTCACTCCGTTAAGCACCGGTTTGCAACAGCAGGCGGAAGCGCTGGAAGAGGCTATTGTAAACGAAAGTGCACTGGAATTGGCTTTTGAGGGCAATCGCTGGCCCGATCTGTTGCGTATTGCCCTGCGTAAAAATGATGCTTCTTTCCTGGCAGAGAAGGTGGGGACTAAGTTGCAACTGGAGGGGAATGCACACGCCAGTGAAGTAAAAGCAAGATTGCTGAATAAGGCTAACTGGTATTTGCCCTTCAACTGGTAAAAAGAAATAACAGGCTTTTAGTAAGGCTTAGATAATAGAAAAGGGTGTATCGGTAAACGGTACACCCTTTTGCTTATTGTTCTATTAAACCTGTTAGTACTAGTTATGGGCGGGAGGTGTTT encodes the following:
- a CDS encoding SusC/RagA family TonB-linked outer membrane protein, which gives rise to MYARIQKIVWLLLLLIMGSRAVAQKADSLVTVTGTLTDALTRKPLAGVNVAWQDQVVTLTDDKGGFTLRVPDYNVTLIVSGAGYQYKELPLKGHSQVNAVLYEEGFASLYDEASFPAGNKPLNRSTQAVALANVQGGWQLNNETADSYLQGRIAGLQATRRSGTPGIGADLLVRGFTSLYATNQPLIVVDGVIYDNASYGNSFIGGHSHNPLQNINVKDIDNITLVKDAVTTYGSKAANGVLFITTAHAKSLATHMDFAAYSGINFQPAALPVMQAGDYRVYLSDLLKTAGYSDAQIQALPYMKDDASSADYFRYHNNTDWQKKVLQKGVQQNYYLKVTGGDDIARYALSLGYAKTQPVTRNTSLTAYQARFNADLNLTRKLMATTSLAFSYNEQRLQAQGLSAKTNPLYLALVKAPFLSVQEINDKGQQSPNLAETDVFNVSNPVALIDNAKQTDKNYRFLGLINAEYTFDSHFKLASTTSITYDKVRENLFIPRKGVANDTLSNAVADSRLGSRVVRLFSLYNDTRVQYTTRIANRHKITAAVGFRYQQSTVEEDYIQGYNSATDDMVSIGTGVNALRSTGGDIGKWRWLNNYATVDYGFNDKYFVTASLAGDISSRFGRDIPGALSVGGNKVALFPAAGVSWLLSSENWLAPLHWIELLKLRVSAGAVGNDDIGNYTSRKYYVSQNLLGMQGLVRGNIPNPALQWEKVTKLNAGIDAALLQERVQLSVDVYRNTTSHLLTYEPAAAVSGVDFTVSNHAQMQTTGFEAAVNVRALNGPLVWDIGATVGKYNNRVTRLAGAAIINNYAGAGYITREGSAANLFYGYKTRGVYTTNAAAAQDGYAVTNAKGVVTPFTGGDVRFTDNDNNKQINDNDREVIGNPNPDWFGSFFTSLKWKRFTLDAQFTYSIGNDVYNYNRSVLEAGSGTNNQTLRVAGRWRGNGHITDVPKATWGDPVGNSRFSDRWIEDGSYIRLRTVSLTYDIPVGVKWLQYARVYVTGNNLFTFTHYLGYDPEFSANNSVFSKGVDTGLEPIYKSLQLGVRVGL
- a CDS encoding RagB/SusD family nutrient uptake outer membrane protein; translated protein: MMNYLTIRNFTRGILPAAALLLFSCKKTFEVLPETTLDESQMYRNIYDADAAIIGIYGKLETLAEQYVVLNELRGDLITVTENADTSLQQLNEHAVVAGNKYADPRSFYQVIFNCNDVLKNLGVMLEDKKITQADYNARYSDIGALRSWLYLQLGIHFGEVPYITTAPENVNDIKNSAAYPRVPFATLLQQLIAFTEQLPVLDIYPSGSSLVTTVDGYATQKFFINRLCVLGDLYLWNGDYRKAATTYRAVMETGANSTNTDEQFNTYKIRYADVANNNDLAVGYIRYREQDLQSLINNAAQGWKSMFIRSQDALWNEEWIWVLPFSKSFAPENPFINLFAADGGSYLLKPSRAVIRNWNSQVQNNGFPFDARKLFSIDTSSGRPVVMKYSYNYSLLTPLEKTGNWFLYRAAQVHLHYAEAANRDGEGKVAWALLNQGIATAYDNASVTDKTNLQQTFEPAPYNFDGRYGTAPYFRGPWHRNGGIRGRAYLTPLSTGLQQQAEALEEAIVNESALELAFEGNRWPDLLRIALRKNDASFLAEKVGTKLQLEGNAHASEVKARLLNKANWYLPFNW